Proteins found in one Candidatus Methylomirabilota bacterium genomic segment:
- the dnaK gene encoding molecular chaperone DnaK → MAKVIGIDLGTTNSVVAVVEGGEPVVIPNQEGSRLTPSVVGFTKEGEIVVGQVAKRQAITNPENTVFSIKRFMGRRHDEVLHEIKLVPYKVVKAPNGDARVDIRGKVYSPPEVSAMILRKLKEAAEAYLGEKVTKAVITVPAYFNDSQRQATKDAGTVAGLEVLRIINEPTAAALAYGLDKKKDEVIAVYDLGGGTFDISILELGEGVFEVKATNGDTHLGGDDFDQRVIDWIAEEFRKEHGIDLRKDRMALQRLKEAAEKAKCELSTTLQTEINLPFITADASGPKHLVMTLTRAKLESLVADLIERTMEPCRQAMKDAGVSAKQIDEVILVGGQTRMPKVQEVVRELFGKEPHKGVNPDEVVAVGAAIQAAVLAGEVKDVVLLDVTPLSLGIETLGGVMTTLIPRNTTIPTRKSETFTTAADNQTSVEVHVLQGERQMARDNRTLGKFHLVGIPTAPRGVPQIEVTFDIDANGILNVSAKDTATGKQQAITITASSGLTKDDIDRMVREAEANAEDDKKRRQEIEVKNQADSLAYNIERQVNESGDKIPATDKAAIEDAIKEVREALTGDDLERIQRASEALTRASHKMAEVLYREAQGKQQPPGASGATGASDGKTRTAEGEVVDAEFEDLGGKH, encoded by the coding sequence ATGGCCAAGGTTATCGGCATCGATCTGGGGACCACCAACTCCGTGGTGGCGGTCGTCGAGGGCGGCGAGCCCGTCGTCATCCCCAACCAGGAGGGGAGCCGCCTCACCCCGTCCGTCGTGGGCTTCACGAAGGAAGGCGAGATCGTCGTCGGGCAGGTGGCCAAGCGACAGGCCATCACGAACCCCGAGAACACGGTCTTCTCGATCAAGCGATTCATGGGACGCCGCCACGACGAGGTGCTCCACGAGATCAAGCTCGTCCCGTACAAGGTCGTCAAGGCCCCGAACGGCGACGCCCGCGTGGATATCCGGGGCAAGGTGTACTCCCCGCCCGAGGTCTCGGCCATGATCCTCCGCAAGCTCAAGGAGGCCGCCGAGGCATACCTGGGCGAGAAGGTCACCAAGGCCGTCATCACCGTCCCCGCCTATTTCAACGACAGCCAGCGCCAGGCGACCAAGGATGCCGGGACGGTGGCCGGGCTCGAGGTCTTGCGGATCATCAACGAGCCGACCGCGGCCGCGCTCGCCTACGGCCTCGACAAGAAGAAGGACGAGGTCATCGCCGTGTACGACCTCGGCGGCGGCACCTTCGACATCTCGATTCTCGAGCTCGGCGAGGGTGTCTTCGAGGTGAAGGCCACCAACGGCGATACCCACCTGGGCGGTGACGACTTCGACCAGCGGGTCATCGACTGGATCGCCGAGGAGTTCCGCAAGGAGCACGGCATCGACCTGCGGAAGGACCGCATGGCGCTGCAGCGTCTGAAAGAGGCGGCCGAGAAAGCCAAGTGCGAACTGTCCACGACGCTCCAGACCGAGATCAACCTGCCGTTCATCACCGCCGACGCCAGCGGTCCGAAGCATCTGGTGATGACGCTCACGCGAGCCAAGCTCGAGTCCCTGGTGGCGGACCTGATCGAGCGGACGATGGAGCCGTGCCGTCAGGCCATGAAGGACGCCGGGGTGTCGGCCAAGCAGATCGACGAGGTCATCCTGGTCGGGGGGCAGACGCGGATGCCGAAGGTTCAGGAAGTCGTCCGCGAGCTGTTCGGCAAGGAGCCGCACAAGGGCGTGAACCCGGACGAGGTGGTGGCGGTCGGCGCCGCCATCCAGGCCGCGGTGCTGGCGGGCGAGGTCAAGGACGTCGTCCTGCTCGACGTGACACCGCTGTCACTGGGCATCGAGACCTTGGGCGGGGTCATGACGACCCTGATCCCGCGGAACACGACGATACCGACCCGCAAGTCGGAGACCTTCACGACGGCCGCCGACAACCAGACCTCGGTGGAGGTCCACGTTCTCCAGGGTGAGCGCCAGATGGCGCGGGACAACCGCACCCTCGGCAAGTTCCACCTGGTCGGAATCCCGACGGCGCCGCGCGGGGTGCCCCAGATCGAGGTCACCTTCGACATCGACGCCAACGGCATCCTCAACGTGTCGGCCAAGGACACGGCCACCGGAAAGCAGCAGGCCATCACGATCACCGCCTCCTCCGGCTTGACCAAGGACGACATCGACCGGATGGTGCGGGAGGCGGAGGCGAACGCCGAAGACGACAAGAAGCGCCGGCAGGAGATCGAGGTCAAGAACCAGGCCGACTCGCTCGCCTACAACATCGAGCGCCAGGTCAACGAAAGCGGCGACAAGATCCCGGCGACCGACAAAGCGGCGATCGAGGACGCGATCAAGGAAGTCCGCGAGGCGCTGACGGGCGACGACCTCGAGCGGATCCAGCGGGCTTCGGAGGCGCTGACGCGCGCCTCGCACAAGATGGCCGAGGTGCTGTACCGCGAGGCGCAGGGCAAGCAGCAGCCGCCCGGCGCGTCGGGGGCGACCGGAGCGTCCGATGGCAAGACCCGCACGGCCGAAGGGGAGGTCGTGGACGCGGAGTTCGAGGACCTCGGCGGGAAGCACTGA
- a CDS encoding Hsp20/alpha crystallin family protein yields MDQVWAPAVDIYETKDDLVVTAELPGVKEKDVHLSIVGDVLSLRGQRVLDNQVKEENYHRIERWTGSFERHIQLPIRVQADRVRATYRDGVLEIRLPKVEEVKPREIKIDVG; encoded by the coding sequence ATGGACCAAGTGTGGGCTCCGGCGGTCGACATCTACGAGACCAAGGACGACCTCGTCGTGACGGCGGAGCTGCCGGGGGTGAAGGAGAAGGACGTCCATCTTTCCATTGTCGGAGACGTCCTGTCCCTGCGGGGCCAGCGGGTACTCGACAATCAGGTCAAGGAGGAGAACTACCACCGCATCGAGCGGTGGACCGGAAGCTTCGAGCGGCACATCCAGCTCCCCATTCGGGTCCAGGCTGACAGGGTCCGGGCCACGTATCGTGACGGCGTCCTCGAGATCCGGCTTCCGAAGGTCGAAGAGGTGAAGCCCCGGGAGATCAAGATCGACGTGGGCTGA
- a CDS encoding DUF1844 domain-containing protein codes for MPEKEADPGFTVVDRRRRGEDEAEAPAASRPAASRPAPPPPRPETMVPPQGRLRADLPSFCVMLYSEALVHLGQVPDPMSGQPHVDLEQAQFTIDLLAMLKEKTEGNRTSEETAVLDEILATLRMGFVRARGR; via the coding sequence GTGCCCGAAAAAGAGGCCGATCCGGGATTCACCGTCGTCGACCGCCGCCGGCGCGGAGAGGACGAGGCCGAGGCCCCGGCCGCCTCACGCCCGGCCGCGTCCCGGCCGGCTCCGCCGCCCCCGCGCCCGGAGACGATGGTCCCGCCCCAGGGCCGTCTGCGCGCCGATCTCCCCTCGTTCTGCGTGATGCTCTACAGCGAGGCCCTGGTCCACCTCGGCCAGGTTCCCGATCCGATGAGCGGGCAGCCGCACGTGGACCTCGAGCAGGCCCAGTTCACGATCGACTTGCTCGCCATGCTCAAGGAGAAGACGGAGGGGAACCGGACCTCCGAGGAGACCGCGGTTCTGGACGAGATACTCGCCACACTGCGGATGGGGTTCGTCCGGGCACGCGGGCGGTAG
- the mazG gene encoding nucleoside triphosphate pyrophosphohydrolase, whose protein sequence is MQGSDPGQRFVELLAVMARLRDEGGCPWDREQTRESLRPFLVEEAYEVLEALESDEAPRIMEELGDLLFQVVFHTKIARERGEFTMADLLAALTEKMVRRHPHVFGDRVIGTAAEALTQWEAIKQGEGATRRSALHGIPRSLPGLLRAQRIQHRASRVGFDWPDPQGALEKVREEVAELGTALEARAPERIRAEIGDLLFSVVNVARLAGTDPEAALQDTAERFSTRFRHMEDAADAEGRELRSLTLSEMERLWLEAKARES, encoded by the coding sequence ATGCAGGGCTCCGACCCTGGCCAGCGATTCGTCGAACTACTCGCGGTGATGGCCCGACTCCGAGACGAAGGGGGATGCCCCTGGGACCGCGAACAGACCCGGGAGAGTCTGCGTCCGTTCCTCGTCGAGGAGGCGTACGAGGTGCTCGAAGCCCTCGAGTCGGACGAGGCGCCGCGCATCATGGAGGAACTGGGCGACCTCCTGTTCCAGGTCGTGTTCCACACCAAGATCGCCCGGGAGCGGGGCGAGTTCACGATGGCCGATCTCCTGGCGGCGCTGACGGAGAAAATGGTGCGGCGGCATCCTCACGTCTTCGGTGATCGCGTGATCGGCACGGCCGCCGAGGCCCTCACCCAGTGGGAAGCGATCAAGCAGGGGGAAGGCGCCACGCGCCGCTCCGCACTCCACGGTATTCCCCGGAGCCTGCCGGGACTTCTCCGGGCCCAGCGCATCCAGCATCGTGCCTCCCGCGTCGGCTTCGACTGGCCGGACCCGCAGGGCGCGCTCGAAAAGGTCCGGGAAGAGGTGGCCGAACTCGGTACCGCGCTCGAGGCGCGGGCGCCGGAGCGCATTCGGGCCGAGATCGGGGACCTCCTCTTTTCCGTGGTAAACGTGGCGCGTCTTGCCGGGACCGACCCCGAGGCGGCGCTCCAAGACACCGCCGAGCGATTCTCTACCCGGTTCCGGCACATGGAAGACGCCGCCGACGCGGAGGGTCGCGAGCTGCGCTCGCTCACGCTGAGCGAGATGGAACGGTTGTGGCTCGAAGCCAAGGCTCGGGAGAGCTGA
- a CDS encoding macro domain-containing protein codes for MKVKVGRADVVLERGDITEYEVDAIVNAANNHLWMGAGVAGAIKRKGGTIIEEDAVRQGPIEVGDVVVTTAGNLPAGYVIHAAVMGQDLRSGSEVVQRATLATLRRAEEMRLHSLAFPAFGTGVGRMAPKESAEAMVGALRTHFSEVPESTIRRIHLVLFQDDTYQAFGAALGGSGARRVG; via the coding sequence ATGAAGGTCAAGGTCGGGCGGGCGGACGTCGTCCTCGAACGTGGGGACATTACCGAGTACGAGGTGGACGCGATCGTCAACGCCGCCAACAACCACCTCTGGATGGGGGCGGGAGTCGCCGGGGCCATCAAGCGGAAGGGCGGGACCATCATCGAGGAGGACGCGGTCCGGCAGGGTCCGATCGAGGTCGGCGACGTCGTCGTGACCACCGCCGGCAACCTGCCGGCCGGCTACGTGATCCATGCCGCGGTGATGGGCCAGGACCTCAGGTCCGGTTCCGAGGTGGTGCAGCGGGCGACGCTCGCCACGCTGCGCCGCGCCGAGGAGATGCGGCTGCACAGCCTGGCGTTTCCCGCGTTCGGCACCGGCGTGGGACGGATGGCGCCGAAAGAATCGGCCGAGGCCATGGTCGGCGCGCTGCGGACGCACTTCAGCGAAGTGCCGGAGTCGACGATCCGGCGCATCCACCTCGTCCTGTTCCAGGACGACACCTACCAGGCGTTCGGCGCGGCGCTGGGAGGAAGCGGCGCCCGGCGCGTGGGCTGA